ataaataaatttgagaaaaactgtaagtaaatccaataaaatcgtaattaaaccctcacgtctaggaacctagtccccaaactagTTCAGCAttattcccaaaaggagtgggggcggtacaaacccccgtaggctcataacggataaaattatagaagtctcgaatttaatttaaattagaacaaatgaaaaataatttaacaaataaggttaggagccgaattaaagtaagagaggtgataaaatacaggaaatcacaggatcttccacgggaattaaagatcaggaagagatggttaagaacttgcctttacacggtcgtttcttgcttttcttgcacacccgctgcgaagtaaaatgctcgctgacaataaataaaatcgtaactttaattaaataaatctactgtgtaatataaataatttaaccgtctaaaatcccacgtaagcgcaccgcaattaatatctcaacgagtctcatatttattttaaattaaatcttgttaataaaatcctcgaagccagcttaataaattaaatttaaattaacgactcaaaatccataattaataaacgagccgaaacaaacgaagggagggtataaaatatgagaaatcataGGGtttttcacgggaattaaagaatacgaggaaagcattaggaacttgcctgaaactagctgattccgacctctcttaagctcccgaggcaaattaaatcatttcctagcaaataatacaaccgggacccaaattaattaattttaatcgcgtaaaatttataatttaaacatgacatgcttcgactaatttttacccacgtacctgatcacttcccttgccgacaaaatctcaaaatcgccccattttctattttttcctgttctttcttttttcttttcttttctcttctcctcttcttctttttcttcttcttcttctccacgccCCTGCTCATGCGCAccattcttctccttcttcttctcttcttatttccttcttcttctccattccttcttcctttcttcttcttcttccttccttctttcttcctcttcttcttcttcttcttcttcttcttcttcttcttcttcttcctttcttcctcttccatgCGCCTTCTTCCTCGCCTGCACCAGCGGCCACCGTCGCTGCCCAACCCCACCAACCATCGCCGCCCCCTGCCAGCGACTTCGCTGGCCACCTCGCTGCTGGCGCCGCCACCCACGACCGCGCGCGCCACCGCGGCCCGTTGCTGCTCCGTCGCCCATGGCTGCGGTTTCTTCAAGCCGCAGCTGCTCCTcgtcgctgccatggccgagcaaaGCTCGGCCAGCCTCCCATGGTCGCCATCTCCTTCTCCCTCCCTCGatcgatctctctttctcactctctcggtctcgatctctccccctcaatctctccctcGGCCGATCTCTCCATCTCACCCTCTGCTCActgttcttctctgttttcATTTGACAGAAAAGTGGCCACTTTGCTTAACCCCTACGCACACGCGcacagccacaaaattttaacaaattaattaatttaaattaattaactttcagtaaatttagtttacacttttattattattattattattatttttttttgggatattacagttaAACCCTATAAAAGCGAGGGTTCTATTTAACCCATTAAAAGTGGAGATTATAGTTGgacctataaaaattattatcattaatgGATGTTTCAAATTCTTAGTAAGTAGATAAGGTAATGAACTAGACATATTGGCCGAACCACTCTAAATGTGTTGTGTTCATATTActtgcttttcattttcttacaacatttttctttatctatcatgcaaatgttttaGGCATAATCTAGCTCTTATAGCATTATTCATTAATTGTCATTCAAATGTTTTTCTTGATTGAAATTATCTTAAAATCTTTTCAGattcaattttcatttatatataaagagcttctttttatttgtatacATTCTTCTCCAAATTGCATTCAGTTTTCATAAAACATATCTTTTATCCTATTCTAAGCACTTATAAGAAATCCTCTCTATAAAGGATTATGTTTCAGTTTTCATAATATGCATTACATACTTTTCAAACATTAGTcttcattacatatataaaaggaCCTTTTGAAGCTATCTAAATATATAGTCATTTCTCAACGTACCTAAATACATTTAGGATGTGTTTGattgtaattatttttcataaaaaatgtcacattaataaattttttttcatacttacatgtttgattgtttaacatttttcataaattttttttatggaacaacacattaaagcatgttttgactatttttctataaaaaattgcAACTAGGGGAGGTGAGAATTGTTTTCTGtggaatagaaaaatattttcctttttcatatttttccaaccaaacacacccttattttatatgtttcaaactgatttttttttttttcaaaaatgtctcTTATATTTCTTAAGTACATGCATcttcatattaatattttcatatatataaacttatcaaatatataaaaaaaaattaaatcgttTTAATATATGAAGATCTTGTATGTTGCATACTTATCCATATTTGTTCCCTCCGCTGTTATATCTATTTGTAGTGTAAGAAAATTATTCTCTTCAAATAactttactatatatattatttttctcaaaatattttcattatttataaaaatttaaaaaacactCAATTCAGCCCTCTTGGATAATCTTTCAAATATATTCTTACTTGTCTAAGTTCTTTAACTCGAGCGCATAAGATTGAATCATGAAATTGAAGATGTATCCTTAACagaaataatatcatttacaaTTAATTATAAGATGCTGCTCAAGATCTCAAAACAATTAAGAGCaattagttattatttattcttgagAGAGACCACGTCAAACATGCATTCTTCCAGTGTACAATAGGAACAGTGGCATCACTAAAATAATGGTTTTCTTCTACATGATGAACAATTAATCAAGCAttgaattattgttttttttttttttggataactCTTTGAATTTAAATctcattgaaaaataattatatcaagTAAACTCCATTTAATTTGTGAATAAATGATGAGAACAAACATTAGATTCTCAATGTGTTAAAAATAGATATATCTAATACAATTATTGATTAATCGCACTTATAACTTATGATTCTCAATGTTTTGTTTGATCTTATGATTTATTTTcatacaaaattacaaattcaacGAAGTAAATTCTTCCATCTTGATGGAATTGGGGGAGTGCTTGAGATACAGCCATATGTAGCAACTTGTTAAAAGGAGGGTGCGGCAGGGGGTGGAATTTGGTTGGGGCAGGGCCGCAGGGCTAAGGCCCCTAACCTAACAGCTAAGCTGTTGTTTCTAATTTCAGTAGTATTTATGCGTTCGTCTTTCAAGTGTGAATAGACTTCTTGTACGGATATGAAGTGAAGTGGTGTATATACAGTTTCtttcacaaatatatatatatgcatatattgttagaataagtaattcgcataatatgaatattttatcCATTACTTAACGGAAGTATGGCAGTGAACTTTTTCAAAACCACAAGGTCAATTTAAGCAGCCACACGACCCACTCAAAGATGCACAGTGGATTCAAGCAGTCAAAATGTGTGtatattaaactaataataatgcTATATATAGTATGTATGTGTTGTCTGTGGTGGGGGTGgattataacattatatattatataatatattatccaACGTGACGGCCAAGTCCAGAAGGCATCGTGGTTCATGGTAATTTCCTCGACGGCCAAGTCCAGCCGGCGACTGGGCTAGGAGTAGTAGAAGTTGTATGCTATAAATAGGATCAAAGCAACCCAACTctctcatccatccatccatccttGCAATTCATCAATACTATTAGAGCAGGAATTAAGCAAGGCTGTGATCGATGGAGCAAATTGAAATAGCCCAGCAGCGCCATAGCGACAGTCGCAGAGCCATGATCCTCGGCATTGGCACTGCAAATCCGCCCAACTACGTTTATCAGGCCGACTATCCCGACTTCTATTTTAGGGTCACTAAGAACGAGCACTTGCCGGATCTCAAAGAGAAGATGAAGCGCATCTGCGAAAAGACATGCATCAAAAAGCGTCACATGTATCTCACCGAAGAGATGCTTGAGGGGATGCCTAACTTGTGCGCCTGTTTGGCTCCATCTATGGATACTCGTCAAGAGATCCTAGTCGAGGAAATTCCAAAGCTAGCCAAAGAAGCCGCACTCAAGGCAATCAATGATTGGGGGCAACCGCTTTCCATGATTACTCACGTGGTGTTTGGCACCACCTCTGGTCTCGATATGCCTGGTGCCGATTTGCGTCTTGTGGAGCTCCTTAACCTTGACCATTCTGTGCAACGATACATGCTCTGCCACCAAGCTTGTGCGGGTGGGGGTTGCATCCTTCGCCTAGCCAAAGACATCGCCGAGAATAACCCCGGTGCAAGGGTCCTTGCCGTTTGCTCCGAGCTCACCGTTTGCATCTTTAGTGGCACTTGTCATACCCATTCTGATTTGCTCGTCAGCCAAGCACTATTTGGCGATGGGGCATCGGCTTTGATTGTCGGATCTAATCCCAATAGATCAATGGAACGTCCCATTTTTGAAGTTGTGGGAGCATTTCAGCATACCATTCCCAACTCAAGGGAAGCAGTTGAAATCCACTCTCGCGAAGCCGGCCTCATTGTTAACTTAGCCAAGACCTTGCCTGGCCACGTATCAAACAACATCGAAAAGTGTTTGGTTGATGCTTTCACTCCGCATGGGATCAATGACTGGAATTCACTTTTCTGGGTGGCCCATCCTGGTGGTCGGGCAGTTCTAGATCTGATTGAATCAAAACTCAATTTGAAGAAAGAGAAGCTCTTGGCCAGTCGACACGTGCTGAGCGAATACGGAAACATGGCAAGTGCTTGTGTGTTCTTCGTTCTGGATGAGATGAGAAAGCGGTCGTTCAATGAAGAAAAAGTTACCACTGGAGAAGGATGCGAATATGGGGTATTGTGTGGATTTGGACCAGGATTGACTATCGAGACGATCGCTTTGCGTAGCGTTTCCATCGGATCCCTCAACTAGCTATTTGTGCTTATATccatttctatttatatatgattaattaaAGTAATGTTGTAATCTTTTATTCATTGTGTAACGCCGAAATAAACATAATATTGTCTGCAGAGTAACTGTGGCTTTTCATGAACGACCTGCctacaatttttttcaatagagAAAGATATCTTCTTTATATCAGGTGGCTTTTGATCAGCAGATGATTcaattcaatggatgagatttatgCACATGATCCAATTATTTGCAACCCTTTTGGGTACAAGCCAGTGAATAAAAACTGCCCCTTTTGCAAGCTTTTctaattaaatcaatcaaaatatcatGTATTAAGCACATAACTATCAATTTAAGACATGTCTGAACGTAACATGTCTTTAAGTCATGGATAATAAATAtaactataaaatatttataatgttAGTTCAGTtgaattgtttataaataaaataacaaatataagcTAAATTAATGATAGGCTATAACATGAATATCATCATCTTGTGCATTTCTTTAAGTTGCATTTGGATAAGTTATTTGACCttgtcttttattatttaaaatttaaaaaaaaaattatttaataacttttttttaataaatatgattagCATTATTATGTTAAGATAAAATAACAGACAATACAAATAGCTAAGAACACCATCATCAGGCAAAGTCAACTTGAGTTTAAAAATACAAGCCCCAAGTAGAAAGAACTAACACAAACATAACCAAACACAAAATGCAAAGTAGGAGAGACTGGAAAGGTAGATTGATCCGCCAAATACCAAATCATGTGAAgaccaaaaaagaaaaccatTATTCTTTGGTTACTAATTGCTGcaaattaagaatttttgttcaaattagAAATTTAACTCAAAAAAGTAATTAAGGATTTCCAATGAAagttatgcatatatataggtgtcattttcaataaattgtGTCTTGCCAAGCCCCCAATAGGGATCCCTGGGCACAACCACCCGATGCCCTAAACTTGTTCTTAGTAATTTATAAGAAGGCGAGTGGGATtatcatcaattttatttattacactccacttaataataaaacataaaatataaaagacacATAAAAAGATCTTCTTTCAATTAgattgatgtcataataatactTTTAGTTTTTCTTCTACATATGCTCACATCTCAATTTTAAACAACTATTTGCTTCTTTTTTAGAGGGAGCATTCTCTAAAAAtacctaaataaaaataattttttatttttaaagatgaCTTCGATATTGACTAATAATATCTCACAATAAGTGTaaagtttattaatttaaatattttttccatctcttagtgtaaaaaagtatttataatcatttttcatatatatatatatatatatatatatgaagagaTCATTCATAATTGAAAAGTCTTTTCGGCTTTATTAACCAACCAATTACAGCAAAAGAATATTGCACTTTGAAGATTTGTTATTTGGCATGATTgagacacacacacagatatatatatatatatataatatggttTTTGCTGGGCATGTTGGGTGTTGTTCTAATCAAGTTAATGAAATTTCatctttactttaaaaaattctaaaatgttTAAATCACAAACACCGACACAAATCTAGGTCCAAAGATCACctcaaataaaaatctaaaaccatatgagtatatatatagagagaggggggatataaatgtaattttaaatattatatgaaTTTGTTGTTGCGCCATAAACTAAGGCATGATATAAATATCATATCTTTCTATTTCCTAATAAAAGTGGGTAAGACTCCATGAAATTTAGACAACCATTAGATTGTGGTGGAAGTGTGTCTGTGACCCATAAATGTCACAGCCAACACAATTGTGAAAATAACTAGTTTTGCCGAAAAAGGAGCAACAATTGATTTTAGCATTGCAAACTTGGCATTGATCTATGTCTGCTATGAAAGTATCTTTGTTTAACATTTATTTCAATAAACTTGTTtcatacattaataaatataaatgataacttttgtatataaataaattgggTTACACCTTATAAGGTCGCAATCTTTAAAATACCTTATGAGCCtagaaaaatacaatatatatcgaggataagtaaggaaagaaacaataccagttggatatcttttgggttgaatatAGGCAAAAAATTCTCAGATTAAGCGTACTTAAGTTTGAGAAGTTTAAAAAATTCACATAGACCCATCAAAATAAGTTATTCCGATCTTTCATATTACTCAATGCAAGATGTTACAACCTTACACtaaaagattatttaaaatCACATCAATATCAAGCAAGATGCCACAACCCACTTTAGTTGAGGGATTCTATGGCGCAATGTTGCGCAAGGCAACTATCTCAATTGAAACGATtcaaaaatttttttatattttttttctcacatatacacatatatttatataaatgtagATAAATTCAAATAGAACTcattatatctttttattaagcAATAGAAgccaatataaatatttacatcatcatttaTAACAACTCAATTTTAAAGAACAATAAAAACCTAAATACAACTTaaactctttcatttttgttactttcaaaAATACTCTCTTACATCTTTTGGTTGGGAGAATGTTGTACACACACTAACCCATAAAAATCCTTCCCACTGGACACTCACACATCCAAATTTGCTCCCCCAATCCAAGCAGTGAAACGGACCGGAGGAATTAATTGGAGAAATACAAGAATGCAAATGAAAGAATACAACTTTAATTACGTTACTGTATATGTGTAAGAAACCTGTAACCAGGCTCTCCATAAGCAAGCTAGATTAGATGGCAACACTACGCAGAGCAACTGTCTCAATAGTTAATCCTGGTCCAAATCCACACAACACACCGTATTCGCATCCTTCCCCAGTGGTAGCCTTTCCTTCTTTTAGCGATCGTTTTCTCATCTCATCTAGAACAAAAAATACGCAAGCACTTGCCATGTTTCCGTATTCGCTCAACACATGACGACTAGCCAAGAGTTTTTCCTCCTTCAAACCGAGTTTTGATTCGATTAGGTCCAAAACAGCTCTGCCACCCGGATGGGCCACCCAAAAGAGTGAGTTCCAGTCGCTAACTCCTTGTGGAGTGAAAGCGTCAACCAAGCATTTCTCGATATTATTGGATACGTGGCCAGGCAAGGTCCTGGCCAAGTAAACAATGAGCCCGGCTTCACGGGAGTGGATTTCGACTGCTTCCCTAGAGTTTGGAATTGTATGTTGATAAGCTCCAACAACTTCAAAAATTGGAGTTTCGATGGATTTATCAGGGTTTGAACCAACGATCAAGGCTGATGAGCCGTCGCCAAATAATGCTTGGCTAACAAGCAAATCGGAATGGGTATGGCAGGTGCCACTGAAAATGCAAACTGTGAGTTCAGAGCATACAGCAAGAACTCTTGCACCGGGGTTATTCTCGGCAATATCTTTGGCTAGTCGGAGAATGCAGCCACCACCAGCACAAGCCTGGTGGCCGAGCATGTATCGTTGGACGGAATGGTCGAGACCAAGGAGCTCCACAAGCCGCAGATCAGCACCAGGCATATCAAGACCAGAGGTTGTGCCAAAGACCACGTGAGTAATCTTAGAGAGTGGTTGTCCCCAGTCTTCAATTGCCTTGAGAGCCGCTTCTTTGGCCAGTTTTGGAATTTCCTCCACTAATATCTCTTGACGGATGTCCATAGACGGAGCCAAACAGGCGCATAGATTGGGCATCCCTTCAAGCATCTCCTCGGTGAGATACATGTGACGCTTTTTGATGCAGGTCTTCTCACAAATGCGCTTCATCTTCTCTTTGAGATCGGGCATGTGTTCGCTCTTGGTGACCCTGAAGTAGAAATCAGGGTAGTCGGCCTGGTACACATAGTTCTCCGGATTCGCGGTGCCAATACCGAGGATCATGGCGCTACCTGTGCGGATGGGGTGCTTGGCTATTTGCTCCATCACTGCCTGTGCGGTTGGGGTGTGAGGATTGGTTAATGAACTtggatgaaaaataaagaaaattaaggtgGAATTTGCAGTGATGATGGATGGGAGAGCCGAATGGCCATTGATGCTCTATTTATACAACACCTCTCCAGTACTCGCCTGAGGGGGTGACGCTCTATTTTACATATGATGAAGCATGTTGGACTCGGCCTTCTCGTGGGATATTATTATAATCCTCATAGTGTATTAAAGCAATATATGTATAGTTTAATAAACACACATTTGTTGACTATTTAAAAATCCACCATGCATGTTTGAATAAGAATTCGAGAGTCTCGCTTTTCAAAACGTGGTAATTTTTCTAACGAAGGAACGTAGCAAAAGCGAGAGcaattaattactaattattcTTTTGAGAAAAGTCTTGAGTGGGTCATCCACCAACTTGGGTACGTAAATATTAAAGATTATAATATAAGGCCATAGGCCAAAGTGCATATGCTTATCAATGACTACCTAGCTAGATGCATTGTTCCCGTGGATACTCGGAAAAGTTAGCTTAATGCTTCCTAGCTAGCAGACAAATTAATGGTCTCTGATGACAGGGAGCAATGCCAAGGAGGTATTCTCTATATATACTCTTCATTTTAAGAGGGTggaatccaaaaatacaaaaacatgtAATGAAATCATGTGGGGATTACAAATATCAAATGAGATTTCTGATAGgatttaattgtatatatatttttattttaattttatattttttatattattttaatctcttttttagGAACCCTaaacacacaaattttatattattttattctctttttatagaaattctgtaaaagatattatttcaaaaatttataagtaaaaaaaaagaaaaaaatatattataaagataattttaaaattaatattataatataaataaaaaataagtattataaataattaatattataatataatataatttaatataattaatattatattaaatatgatattttattatatcatatattatataatgtatatatatattatatattatattatttatttatattataaagtgGCGTGAAGATGGCGTTAACATGGCGGATCAGGGTGCCATATgcatcttttatatatatatatatatataataaaggcATGGGATGGCATGGAATTTGAGGGCTGAGAGCGACGCACGAGAAGGCAAGAAGAGATCGGCGGACACAGTGAAGGCCGCATGCACCAGCCAAGCCTCAGGCATAGTGAAGGCCGCACGAGCCATTGCAGCGGCGCAGGGAGCATCCTCGTTTCCATTCctcatttagtttttatttttattttattaatttcactataaactaattttatttaactaggaTTTGAGATAAAACTTATTATgaattattcatttttattgattgggttttctataatgattttaattttttattatttattcttaataCAATTGAGTGATTTAACcatcatttaatgtattttatattatgatttgagaccaataaataattttcataacaagttgaagtaataaatttcataagatagaTAGTTGATAAAGGATTTGATACTTAAATTTTATGAGATATAATGAATTGgaacttaataataaattttggtTTATTATAACTTGATGAGGGAAAATACCTTCAGATTCATAATTACTCCTATACCTCGAGAATACAACCAATAATAACAAAGACACGTGTTTGTCGGGGAACCAATCTAAGGTCGCCATCCAGCCTAAGTCTGGTAGAGACACGTGGCAAATACGTCTCAACAAAGTGACTAGCCTTTTGCTCAACAAAGATTCCCCGAATTCCTCGACCTCAATTATCGTTCCAAAGATCATGGAGATGGAGATTATTCCGAACCCCTCGAAAACGATTACCATATCCATATCACCAAGATCATGACTCCGCAAAGGACATGATTTGGATCCCGGAGGTTCGAAAATGGAATTCTTATCTTGATAAGATGATAAAAAGAAAGCAACCAAAACGAGTAAGGGATTTCTCTCTTCCTTAAGTTTTTAGCTACACACTTTAGCTTGGATAACTTGGTGAACTAACTTGAGTGTCAGAGTGATCACGGGGGAACAAGTCCCCGACTCCATTTTACAGGTGCTTGGTCTGAGATAGGAGAGGGTGATTGACTCtgcatcatcatttggcgcctaACGTGGGGCCGAGGCATTTTTTTTCTGTCTCTCCAATGCACTCTTTCCTAACGTTCAagatttcttcatttttatggCAACAAGAAGGCATCAATCTCGAGCTAATGGAGGTAACCTTGCCCCAGAACTGAGTTGGAACAATCCTCCGAGAAGCCAGCAGGGGAGGGAGTGTAGCTTGGATAATCCTCCTCCCTTGCCCGATCGGATTACACTTTTAGAGAATCAGGTTCAGCATCTAACGGAGTTGCTCACCGGCTTCCTAGACCATCAACACCAGCAAACCCATTATTCTCAAGCGGAGGAAAGGAATGAGCCTCCGCTAGAGGAAGGATCTTACCAGCGCGAGGAAAGCCTTGAGGATGGGGACCAGGAAATGGACACGGGGAAGTCAATGAATCTTCTAGTATGTCGCACGCGTAGTAACAAGAAATGAGGCTGCATCAGCTGGAGAAGGAGATTGTGACATTAAAGACAAAGTAGGGAGAGTCACGTGGGATAGCTGTGAACCAGCCTCTTAGTCCAGAGATTATGGCTGCGGTGTTGCTCGAGCATCTTGGCAATCTGGCTATCAAGCCATATGCGGGCACTACTGACCCGATGGATCACCTAGATCTTTTCACCTTTCATATGATTGTGCGGGACGCATCCGATGCaatgtggtgtagagtcttcCTGCCTACAGTGGAAGGGCATGCGCGCGCCTAGTATGCAAATTTAGCCCATCACTCAATAGCCAACTTCGCACAACTTTGATGTAGTTTTTTAACTCACTTTGCACCTCTTCGGAGGCATCAGAGATCTATTATGACTCTCGTTAGCCTAAAGAAGAACCAGGGCGAATCCTTGAAGAATTTCGTCTCAAGATTTAATATGGAAGCCTTCAGCATCGAGAACTTCGACCATAGCAATGTGGTGAGAGTCTTCCTGCCTACACTGGAAGGGCATGCACGCGCCTAGTACTCAAACCTGGCCTATCACTTAATAGCCAACTTCGCACAACTTCGTTGTAGTTTTTTGGCTCACTTTGCACCTCTTTGGAGGCATATGAGATCTACTATGGCTCTTGTTAGTCTAAAGAAGAACCAGGGGGAATCCTTGAAGGATTTCGTCTCAAGATTTAATATGGAAGCCTTTAGCATCGAGAACTTCGACCATAGCGTCACTATGGTGGCATTCTAGAATGCCCTACGCTCAATCATTGGCCAAAACTCCCCCGCTCACATTCACATATATTCTTGGTCGGGCAATGAAGTATATTAATATTGAGAAAGTTATGCAGGCGAAAAGAGCTGAATACACctagaagaaggagaaaaagaaacattttgAAGAGAATAAGAGTGAAGGTAGAAGGGAAGATCGCAAAGAGAAGCCCCATCCTTAGTGGGAATTGAGTGGTTTCACTCCCTTGAATGCTCTTAGAGCGGAGATCCTTGCCACTATTGAAGTACCGAATGGAGTAGTTGAGACCGGTCCGTGTCCCCTTGATTGGATTTGACGGAGAAACAGTgtattctaatggagtcattcaACTTCTATTGGTTCTAGGAAAGGGCTCCCGAACCTCTCAGGTCATGCTGGATATCTTGGTAGCAGACGTACTTGCGGCTTATAACATGATTCTGGGAAGGTcagtgtaatacccgggaataatttaaggataaaaatgatatttgataaaggacataaatggaattttggaaaaaataagactatagggtacactaacacagctttggacgaccgaattagtcaaagggagtaccccagatcctagatagtcaaggaaaatggtatagtattgacgagtgatttaaattatgatttttagtgataaaagaaatgagattgggaacagtttttggtacagcaaaaatacagctgccaattaggtcgtattaccgaattgttatagacgatgtccGAAAAATTAACGGAGTGTTtctaggactaatatttaatgtatagaacaacccttaagtggtttcaggttgaatcgagtggatttaaggtcaaatcgattaatcaggcctaagtgtaattttctaaaattgcccgagggaggtcaaaactgtaatttttcaaaagtttcaagggagaaatgagaagtacaaatcttgagggtcttagtgatggtgctagaaagatcaggggcttgaggataagggccaaaatgtaaaaagaaatttcaagagGGCCAAACTGCAATTTTCGGAAAAGCTCCACGcgcatggcagatctggccgagattttggcatGAAAATCCAGTGATTTGGCAGCCTATTTTCGTCAGGGCATGGGCAAGGacggtctaggaggcgtgtgggaAGAGTTTTGGTCG
This genomic stretch from Diospyros lotus cultivar Yz01 chromosome 1, ASM1463336v1, whole genome shotgun sequence harbors:
- the LOC127803996 gene encoding chalcone synthase 3-like — encoded protein: MEQIEIAQQRHSDSRRAMILGIGTANPPNYVYQADYPDFYFRVTKNEHLPDLKEKMKRICEKTCIKKRHMYLTEEMLEGMPNLCACLAPSMDTRQEILVEEIPKLAKEAALKAINDWGQPLSMITHVVFGTTSGLDMPGADLRLVELLNLDHSVQRYMLCHQACAGGGCILRLAKDIAENNPGARVLAVCSELTVCIFSGTCHTHSDLLVSQALFGDGASALIVGSNPNRSMERPIFEVVGAFQHTIPNSREAVEIHSREAGLIVNLAKTLPGHVSNNIEKCLVDAFTPHGINDWNSLFWVAHPGGRAVLDLIESKLNLKKEKLLASRHVLSEYGNMASACVFFVLDEMRKRSFNEEKVTTGEGCEYGVLCGFGPGLTIETIALRSVSIGSLN
- the LOC127804005 gene encoding chalcone synthase-like, giving the protein MEQIAKHPIRTGSAMILGIGTANPENYVYQADYPDFYFRVTKSEHMPDLKEKMKRICEKTCIKKRHMYLTEEMLEGMPNLCACLAPSMDIRQEILVEEIPKLAKEAALKAIEDWGQPLSKITHVVFGTTSGLDMPGADLRLVELLGLDHSVQRYMLGHQACAGGGCILRLAKDIAENNPGARVLAVCSELTVCIFSGTCHTHSDLLVSQALFGDGSSALIVGSNPDKSIETPIFEVVGAYQHTIPNSREAVEIHSREAGLIVYLARTLPGHVSNNIEKCLVDAFTPQGVSDWNSLFWVAHPGGRAVLDLIESKLGLKEEKLLASRHVLSEYGNMASACVFFVLDEMRKRSLKEGKATTGEGCEYGVLCGFGPGLTIETVALRSVAI